From one Rosa rugosa chromosome 4, drRosRugo1.1, whole genome shotgun sequence genomic stretch:
- the LOC133742073 gene encoding O-fucosyltransferase 9, with product MHGYSRLGMPRGGGGSITASPPSSPRCRHGRSKNSSGGGRGPKQPSIAERAVFFIISVVFRRRGMLLFAPLLYISGMLLYMGTVSFDVVSLKNVVIISKPSPPGSLYRSPQVFQKLWPYMQAESNHTPNLLMTVWNSNVHKVWKPCIPKDTLKAELPKSNGLFIIEANGGLNQQRLSICDAVAVAGLLNATLLIPIFHLNSVWRDSSHFGNIFDEDFFIHALRNHVNVVRELPEDILQRFDNNISNIVNLRVKGWSSSTHYLRKVLPKLEEMGAVRIAPFSNRLAHAVPSNIQSLRCLANFEALRFSNSIRLLADKMVDRMVKSSSHSEGKYVSVHLRFEEDMVAFSCCEYDGGKEEKHEMDIARERSWRGKFRRRGRVIRPGANRVDGKCPLTPLEVGMMLRGMGFDNTTSVYIAAGKIYKAEKYMAPLKQMFPRLQMKDTLATSEELAPFKGHLSRLAALDYTVCLHSEVFVTTQGGNFPHFLMGHRRYLYGGHSKTIKPDKRKLALLFDNPSIRWEDFKRQMQDMLRHSDQKGVEVRKPSASLYTFPMPDCMCKEGEAIDENSNTTTET from the exons ATGCACGGCTACAGCCGCCTCGGCATGCCccgcggcggcggcggctctaTTACCGCCTCGCCGCCGTCCTCGCCGCGGTGCCGCCACGGCCGGAGCAAGAACTCCTCCGGCGGCGGCCGCGGCCCCAAGCAGCCTAGCATTGCGGAGAGGGCGGTGTTTTTTATCATCTCGGTGGTGTTTAGAAGACGAGGCATGCTTTTATTCGCGCCTCTGTTGTATATTTCCGGAATGTTGTTGTATATGGGCACTGTGAGCTTCGATGTAGTTAGCTTGAAGAACGTTGTGATTATCAGTAAGCCGTCGCCGCCGGGATCACTGTACAGGAGTCCTCAGGTTTTTCAGAAGCTCTGGCCTTATATGCAGGCCGAGAGTAATCACACTCCTAATTTG TTGATGACAGTGTGGAACTCAAATGTGCATAAAGTTTGGAAGCCTTGTATTCCCAAAGATACTCTGAAAGCAG AATTACCAAAGTCAAATGGTCTATTCATAATTGAAGCGAACGGTGGGTTGAACCAGCAACGGTTGTCG ATATGTGATGCAGTTGCTGTGGCTGGACTCTTAAATGCAACTCTTCTGATTCCAATCTTTCATCTAAATAGTGTTTGGAGAGACTCAAG TCACTTCGGGAACATATTTGATGAAGATTTCTTCATCCATGCTCTCAGAAATCACGTTAATGTGGTCAGGGAACTTCCAGAAGATATACTTCAGCGGTTTGACAATAATATAAGCAACATTGTGAATTTGAGAGTGAAAGGTTGGTCAAGTTCAACTCACTATCTCCGTAAGGTCCTCCCGAAGTTAGAGGAGATGGG GGCTGTGCGCATTGCACCTTTTTCAAACAGATTGGCTCATGCAGTTCCTTCAAACATCCAGAGCCTTAGATGCTTAGCCAATTTTGAAGCACTGAGGTTCTCGAATTCAATAAGACTGCTTGCAGATAAAATGGTTGATCGAATGGTCAAAAGTAGCTCCCACAGTGAAGGCAAATATGTTTCAGTACATCTTCGCTTTGAAGAG GACATGGTTGCGTTTTCATGCTGTGAATATGATGGTGGGAAGGAAGAGAAACATGAAATGGATATTGCTCGAGAAAGAAGCTGGAGAGGAAAATTCAGGAGAAGGGGTAGAGTAATTAGGCCAGGTGCAAATCGTGTTGATGGGAAATGCCCTTTAACGCCATTAGAG GTAGGAATGATGCTCAGGGGCATGGGATTTGATAATACCACCTCAGTATACATTGCAGCAGGTAAAATTTATAAAGCAGAAAAGTACATGGCTCCACTTAAACAGATGTTTCCACGCTTGCAAATGAAAGACACACTGGCTACTTCAGAAGAACTTGCTCCTTTTAAG GGCCACTTATCTAGGTTGGCTGCTCTTGATTACACGGTTTGCCTCCATAGTGAAGTGTTTGTCACCACTCAGGGGGGTAATTTTCCCCACTTTTTGATGGGCCACCGGCGCTATCTCTATGGAGGACATTCGAAGACAATCAAGCCTGATAAGCGTAAATTGGCACTGTTGTTTGATAATCCCAGTATCAG ATGGGAAGATTTCAAGCGACAGATGCAAGACATGCTCAGACACAGTGACCAGAAGGGTGTTGAAGTGAGAAAACCCAGTGCCTCACTATATACATTTCCCATGCCAGATTGTATGTGTAAGGAAGGAGAAGCTATAGATGAAAACAGTAACACAACAACAGAGACTTGA
- the LOC133742074 gene encoding transcription repressor MYB6-like: MGRSPCCEKAHTNKGAWTKEEDQRLIDYIRIHGEGCWRSLPKQAGLLRCGKSCRLRWINYLRPDLKRGNFTEEEDELIIKLHSLLGNKWSLIAGRLPGRTDNEIKNYWNTHIKRKLLTRGLDPQTHRPLNEPATATATATAAATSRLDFRNGSPPFLSVEKINSLMDQTNFKNNTNSTNNKKILLFKPKKEEEYNNNNNNNNLEEANCTSSGTTTEEDQQQQKPEIMYKCGDLNLDLSIGLEPFQSEPTRASSGNSAESKLTQRTPNNHDMFAQAAAVCLCCQVGFQSSEACRSCQCTNGFYRFHRPLNS; this comes from the exons atgggAAGGTCACCTTGCTGTGAGAAAGCTCACACCAACAAAGGGGCTTGGACCAAAGAAGAAGACCAACGCCTCATCGACTACATACGCATCCATGGCGAAGGTTGCTGGCGCTCCCTCCCTAAACAAGCTG GGTTGCTTAGATGCGGCAAGAGCTGCAGGCTCAGGTGGATAAACTACCTCCGACCTGATCTCAAGCGTGGGAATTTCACCGAAGAAGAAGACGAGCTCATTATCAAGCTCCATAGCTTACTCGGAAACAA ATGGTCTCTGATTGCGGGGCGTTTACCTGGACGAACCGACAATGAAATCAAAAACTACTGGAACACCCACATCAAGAGAAAGCTCCTCACTCGCGGCCTCGACCCTCAAACCCACCGCCCCCTGAACGAGCCCGCCAcagccaccgccaccgccaccgccgcGGCAACTTCTCGGCTAGATTTCAGAAACGGGTCTCCACCGTTTTTGTCAGTCGAGAAAATTAACAGCCTAATGGATCAAACCAACTTCAAGAACAACACCAACTCGACCAATAACAAGAAGATTTTGCTGTTCAAACCCAAGAAGGAAGAGGagtacaacaacaacaacaacaacaacaatttaGAAGAGGCGAATTGCACCAGCAGTGGCACGACAACCGAGGAAGACCAACAACAACAGAAGCCAGAGATCATGTACAAGTGTGGTGACCTGAACTTGGACCTTTCAATTGGGTTGGAGCCGTTTCAGTCCGAGCCCACTCGGGCATCCTCCGGGAACTCTGCCGAGTCAAAACTGACTCAGCGGACTCCTAATAATCACGATATGTTTGCTCAGGCGGCGGCGGTGTGTTTGTGTTGCCAGGTGGGGTTTCAGAGCAGTGAGGCATGTAGGAGTTGTCAGTGCACAAATGGCTTCTACAGATTTCACAGACCCTTGAATTCATAG